In Juglans microcarpa x Juglans regia isolate MS1-56 chromosome 1S, Jm3101_v1.0, whole genome shotgun sequence, the genomic stretch TGAGAGAGAAATTTTCATGAAGAAGCTTTCCATCATTGGGAAAGACTTCAGAAAGATCGCTTCTTTTCTCGACCACAAGACAACAGCAGATTGTGTGGAGTTCTACtacaaaaatcacaaatccGATTGTTTTGAGAAATCAAAGAAGCAAGATTGCAGTAAGCAAATGAAGGCCTTTTTTACTGATACCTATATGGTGACGTCAGAGAAAAAGAGGATTCGTGAGATTAATGCTGCTTCACTTGAGAAGTTTGGTAAATCTTCTATGATGGTAGCCTGTGCTGATGACCATGTGAGGAGCCAACATTCGAGTGCCGGACGACTCTTTTTGGGTGGCTATGGTGATTCTAAaccatcatgggatgatgatgGCATTTTAGATAGGTCTAGTAGTCTCGGTTTTATTGGGAATGAAAGTGATACAGTTATTGCTGATGCCTTAACTGGTATGTGCGGTTCCCTTTCATCAGAGGCTATGAGTTCTTGCATCACGAGCTCTGTTGACCCTGGAGAGAGCAACAGGGAGTGGAAGTGCCAAAAAGTGGACTCTCTAATAAAACGGCCTTTGACACCTGATGTTACGCAGAATGTTGATGATGAGACTTGTTCGGATGAGAGCTGTGGGGAAATGGATCCTTCTGATTGGACAGACGAGGAGAAATCTATTTTTATACAGGCGGTGTCAACTTATGGCAAGGATTTTGTGATGATCTCACGGTGTGTGAGAACAAGATCACGGGACCAGTGCAAGGCTTTCTTTAGTAAGGCTCGGAAGTGCCTTGGACTGGATTTGATGCATCCTGGGCCTAGAAATGTAGGAGTCCCAGTGAGTGATGATCCTAATGGAGGTGGAAGTGACACAGAAGATGCTTGTGTTGTCGAGACAGCGAGTGGCTCGGTTATCTGTGGCAAAAAGTTGGGCTGTAAACTGGATGATGATTTGCCTTTGACCACCATGAACACGAACCATGATGAATCCGATCCTGCTAAGATCGTGAACTTGCAATCTGACCTGAACAGTTCAGAGGAAAACAATGGGATGGGACATATGGACCAAGAAGATTTTGAGGCTGTAGAAACTTTGGTTTCTGATGCATGTCAGGCAGAGAATAGTGCTGAGCTGGTTGTTCAGGGTGATAACAATGTTGTGGATACTGCTAAAAACCAGTCTGATTCGGTGAATGCTCAAAGAAGTGCAGTTTTCTTGGCCAATTCAGAATCCAGGGGTGATCAAGTGATTGAACAGGGTATTTTGATTTCAGAATCAGTATCCAATCGAGAAGGAATCAACCCTGGTCCGTTGAGTTCAGGAGTTTTGGTGGAGAATAAAGCTGTTACTTCTGTGGGATATGAAAATGAATTAGGGGGACAACGATTGCTGTTGGCAGAAAGTAGTTTGAATAATAAACAACATGAAGCAAGTGATAGAGATGCAACTGGCTTGCAAAGCTCGATACAAGATTCGAACACAGCAGGAAATGTTTGTCATCCGGCTGCTGATAGTTCTTCTGGTTTCTGTCTCAACCCTGAGTACCAGCATAAATTTCCCTTGGAATTGGATTCTCTGGAAAAGCCTCGTGTTATCCCCTTGCCGCAGCAGAATTCTCTTGCTACTGCAACTTTGTTGTCTCAAGATTCTGCATCCATACTGTGTGATAAAACACTTAATCAAGACAGATCGTCATCGACACTTGATTTTCATGGGAACAGGGACAAGCAGTCTCCTAGATCTTTTAGTAGAGAGGACTTTCACCAGCATTTGCCTGGCCATCCTATTTTGAATCATGTTGAATCCTCCCAGATTCTCAGGGGCTATCCTTTACACGtttcaaagaagaaagagatgaaTGGGGATATTAGTTGCAGAAAGCTTTCTGAAGCTCAAACCCTTTCACAGTCAGGCAAGATCATCTCCACTCGATTTGTAGCAAAGGATTGCTCTATTCAGAAATGCAGCAGTTCAAAGCCTCACAGCTCAGTGGCTGAACTTCCACTTCTGTCCCAAAAGATTGAACAAGATAGTTTTCATTCTAGATCTCATTCACGAAGTTTGTCAGATACAGATAAACCATGCAGGAATGGTGATGTGAAACTGTTTGGCCAGATACTCACTCACCCATCCTCCATGCAGAAATCAAATTCTGGTACTCATGAGAATGGGGAAAAGGGGATCCAAGATTCTAAGTTAAGCAGCAAATTGTCTAATCTAAAATTTCCTGGCCACCACCAAGTGGATGGGAATATCCTGAAGTTTGATCATAATTACTTGGGCCTTGAGAATGTTGCAATGAGTTATGGCTACTGGGATGGGAATAGGATACAGACTAGGTTTTCGTCTTTTGCTGATTCTGCTGTCTTGCTGGCCAAATGTCCTGGTGCTTTTGGTAATTGTCCTACACCGCCTTCCAAGATTGAGCCGCCACCATTGCAGgcagttgtgaatagtaatgaacgAAACTCGAATGGTGTATCAGTTTTTCAAACGAGGGAAATAAGTAGCAATGATGGAGTGGTTGATTATCAGGTATATGGGAACCGAGAGGGCTCTAAAATGCAGCCATTCGCTGTAGATATGAAACAGCGGCATGACATTCATTCTGAAATGCAAAGAAGAAATGGGCTTGAAGCAGTCTCAAGTTTACAGCCACAGGCAATGGGGGTGGTTGGAATGGATGTAGTAGGAAGGGGAGGAGTACTTGTTGGGGGACCCTGCACTGGTGTTTCTGATCCAGTCGCAGCCATTAAAATGCACTACGCCAAAAGTGACCAGTATGGGGGGAAGACTGGAAGCATCGTTAGGGAGGAAGAACCTTGGAGAGGTAAGGGGGGCATAGGCAGGTAGTAGAGCGGTTCTTTGCCGCACACTGTAAAATAGTTTCTGTATTATTCAATTAAATGATAGGTTCGCCAAGTCCATCTTTTTGGTAAAGTATTTTAGGTGCCTGTAATGGTGTAGCAGCTTTAATTTGTTGTACTTCATGGAAATACAGAAATAATCTGTGAAAGTTGGGAGGGGCAGTTCCAGTTCCTTATGCAATCCTTTCTGGTGCCAACATCTATCTTGCATTTATGCTTTATTGGGTGCTCGACATTTGTTTTCTTCCGTGGCTTTTGTGATTCCTATCGAAGTTCTCACCCGTGGATAAATTCCTAACGCTAAATTGCTCAGCACTGCAGATAGGTGtttcatgattttattaaattttttcattctcCTTAATTGTGGCTTTTGTCCATATTGCGTAGGTGCTCTGATTGAAGGTAAACTTTGTCTGCCTGACTCTTTGAGGCTGCACGGGGGCCAATATAAtcaagaatttatttatttttttgacctAAATTCAGGTCCCAGTGTGGTTGTTGGTTGATATTGAAGTTTGCATTTAATGCTGGTTGGTAAATCTGTGTAGAAAAATTACGggtatattaattaatttagttgaAAATGCTATCATTCCCAACATTTATCCATTAATGATGCATTGGCCGTTTGAATGGTACAAGGATTCTGCTCtcgacaaaaacaaaataaaattccaaactATGGAATGTTAGCATTGGCTGTAAAGTATCCTGTGATGACGTGTCAGTCGTCGGTCGGCTGCATGTTGAATACTGCTACGGCAAATTGATGCTGTTCACTTTGGCTTCTTCCTGTGTTAGGAAGGACAGAAGATGGATGGAAGAGGTGCAGTCCTATTGAATACCTGCAATCGACGGCAGAAGTTGTTTCTCAGTGATATAGCAGAACTTGTGACTGACCTTCGATAGCAGAAGCTCGAGTAGCAGTTGGATTAGACTCCTTTAACTTCTTGATTCTGACAAATCTACTAACCATGATATGCGATTTTGTCAAACAAATTTTTGATGTTGAGGGTGAGGAacgtgaaaataaaaaaaataacaaagaaaatcCCTTGTCGGAAATCATATTCTTTCAGATGTAACAGTGCATGAAAGCGAGTTGACATTTACTCGAAGTATCTCCCTAAATCAATCTCCAGGTTTTTCGGATGTCACATGTCTAGGGTACAAAGGTGTACAATCAATCTGCTAGTTTgcctccaataaaaaaaaaaaaaaatctgctagtTTGCCCCTGAAGACATACAGCTTATACTTTCAGAGCAACAGACTGAATTCTATGCAGCACCCAACCGTTTCTTGAATCTTCAACAAAGGTGGAGGAGGAATAAAAACTTCatcaatctcaattcatcattataatttttttaaatttttataaaatataataaacaattcaactttttcaaattttaaaataataataataataataaataatattttattcaacttttaatttttatttaaaactatctcatcttatttcactatccaaacggtccaagtttttacaaattttacaatacaagtttttacaaattttacaatACGAGTCTCAGTCTATGCTTTATATCATGATCCCTAAAGTAGTAAACAgtgttttaaaacaataataccATGGACTTTGGTGGTACTTACCCAGAAAACTGGAATTCTTCGCCGGATGACATAATTTCGAGGTTGAATCCACTGTTGCAGCAACCTAGAGGAGAGCAATCAGGCAGAAACCTTATATTCTGGAGAGTACAATAACTCGCCAATATCATTTATGAAGGAGAGATTCACTCCTCTTCATCTAAGCTTTATCTAATACTAATCCCATAAGGTGGAATGGAAGGTGAGACCACTAATTGAAGACAACTAAATCAtctgtattgatttttatatatattttttaaaaataaataaaataataataataataataccatCTTCCAAAAGCATGGTAGGCGGCCTTCACCTACCTCTAACTTCGTCTATGTTTTTCCGTTGAAAAACGGAGACCACGTGGACGGTTCAACAGAAGGACCGAGTCAAATTGAATACatttggtagaaaaaaaaaaagcattagcTGAACTGCTCGCCAACTTAAATGGGCTGTCAAAGGACCAAGTCAAATTTCAGAATCCGGCAGTTGTGGAGCTGTTCTCTTTTGAAAATTCCGTGGAGGTTGACGTTGTACCTACTTCACCCCCCGCCCAACTTTCTCCATTGACCGCACATAATATCATTTGCAACGAAATTGAATAATTCCACTCATGAAAAGTAACAGCACATGAACAaggaaatcattttcatattttatttcttttattccttCATTTGCCGAAAAGTTTCCTCAATGAAAAGGGTACAAAGAGTCAAGACTTTGAAAAAAGCACACATGGTTTGTTGAATACAAAGAATAACAACACCTTGTACAACACAAGGATATACATAATATACGATAACAtaacttgaaaacaaaaaacttagCAATAAACATCTGCTGGAGAAGGCGGCCCAGACACCTCAAGGGAAACTGAATCCCAGCTCACAATATCACCACAATGTCCCCCTTTTGATTTCACTAAATGTA encodes the following:
- the LOC121246299 gene encoding uncharacterized protein LOC121246299 isoform X1 encodes the protein MPPEPLPWDRKDFFKERKHERSSESLGSVARWKDSSHHGTREFNRWGSADFRRPLGHGKQGGWHLFSEDSGHGYVPSRSGDKMLEDDSCRPSISRGDGKYGRSIRENRFSQRDWKGHSWETSNGSPITSEKLLDVSNNDLRFVDDTITCLSHPNSDFVNTWDQLQLKDQHDKMGAVSGLGTGQRCDAENSVSSTDWKPLKWSRSGSLSSRGSGFSHSSSSKSMGGTDSNDTKADIQLKNSTPVQSLSGDAAACVTSAALSEETTSKKKPRLGWGEGLAKYEKKKVEGPDVTVNKDGAVVSACNAEPTQSFISNMADKSPRVAGFSDCGSPATPSSVACSSSPGVEEKSFGKAMNIDNDISNLCVSPCAGSIYLPEGFPFSLEKLDMNLIANLGSSLVELLQSEDSSSVDSSFVRSTAMNKLLLCKGEVSKALEVTESEIDLLENELKLLKSETENGEPCPAGSSSLPMEKNATPCKGQDGVSNLFPRPEQLQISSANTVMEKMPLCNGALEDIHAAIKDEDMDSPGTATSKFVEPLSLVKADSLSDKLEHGDSSGNLDEIQIESENMVVKYSVPGSVGENTGTPVSSEVRHTDQEDRLCDSILASNRECANRACGVFSKLLPRDQHVTDVSCTVHFLSCQSSALMKEKFAMRKQFLRFKERVLTIKFKVFQHLWKEDARLLSVRKQRPKSQKKFDLSLRTALNGNQKHRSSLLSRCASPAGNLSLVPTTEMINFTSKLLSDSQVKIYRNTLKMPSLILDKNERMMSRFISSNGLVEDPCAVEKERAVINPWMPIEREIFMKKLSIIGKDFRKIASFLDHKTTADCVEFYYKNHKSDCFEKSKKQDCSKQMKAFFTDTYMVTSEKKRIREINAASLEKFGKSSMMVACADDHVRSQHSSAGRLFLGGYGDSKPSWDDDGILDRSSSLGFIGNESDTVIADALTGMCGSLSSEAMSSCITSSVDPGESNREWKCQKVDSLIKRPLTPDVTQNVDDETCSDESCGEMDPSDWTDEEKSIFIQAVSTYGKDFVMISRCVRTRSRDQCKAFFSKARKCLGLDLMHPGPRNVGVPVSDDPNGGGSDTEDACVVETASGSVICGKKLGCKLDDDLPLTTMNTNHDESDPAKIVNLQSDLNSSEENNGMGHMDQEDFEAVETLVSDACQAENSAELVVQGDNNVVDTAKNQSDSVNAQRSAVFLANSESRGDQVIEQGILISESVSNREGINPGPLSSGVLVENKAVTSVGYENELGGQRLLLAESSLNNKQHEASDRDATGLQSSIQDSNTAGNVCHPAADSSSGFCLNPEYQHKFPLELDSLEKPRVIPLPQQNSLATATLLSQDSASILCDKTLNQDRSSSTLDFHGNRDKQSPRSFSREDFHQHLPGHPILNHVESSQILRGYPLHVSKKKEMNGDISCRKLSEAQTLSQSGKIISTRFVAKDCSIQKCSSSKPHSSVAELPLLSQKIEQDSFHSRSHSRSLSDTDKPCRNGDVKLFGQILTHPSSMQKSNSGTHENGEKGIQDSKLSSKLSNLKFPGHHQVDGNILKFDHNYLGLENVAMSYGYWDGNRIQTRFSSFADSAVLLAKCPGAFGNCPTPPSKIEPPPLQAVVNSNERNSNGVSVFQTREISSNDGVVDYQVYGNREGSKMQPFAVDMKQRHDIHSEMQRRNGLEAVSSLQPQAMGVVGMDVVGRGGVLVGGPCTGVSDPVAAIKMHYAKSDQYGGKTGSIVREEEPWRGKGGIGR
- the LOC121246299 gene encoding uncharacterized protein LOC121246299 isoform X3 encodes the protein MPPEPLPWDRKDFFKERKHERSSESLGSVARWKDSSHHGTREFNRWGSADFRRPLGHGKQGGWHLFSEDSGHGYVPSRSGDKMLEDDSCRPSISRGDGKYGRSIRENRFSQRDWKGHSWETSNGSPITSEKLLDLQLKDQHDKMGAVSGLGTGQRCDAENSVSSTDWKPLKWSRSGSLSSRGSGFSHSSSSKSMGGTDSNDTKADIQLKNSTPVQSLSGDAAACVTSAALSEETTSKKKPRLGWGEGLAKYEKKKVEGPDVTVNKDGAVVSACNAEPTQSFISNMADKSPRVAGFSDCGSPATPSSVACSSSPGVEEKSFGKAMNIDNDISNLCVSPCAGSIYLPEGFPFSLEKLDMNLIANLGSSLVELLQSEDSSSVDSSFVRSTAMNKLLLCKGEVSKALEVTESEIDLLENELKLLKSETENGEPCPAGSSSLPMEKNATPCKGQDGVSNLFPRPEQLQISSANTVMEKMPLCNGALEDIHAAIKDEDMDSPGTATSKFVEPLSLVKADSLSDKLEHGDSSGNLDEIQIESENMVVKYSVPGSVGENTGTPVSSEVRHTDQEDRLCDSILASNRECANRACGVFSKLLPRDQHVTDVSCTVHFLSCQSSALMKEKFAMRKQFLRFKERVLTIKFKVFQHLWKEDARLLSVRKQRPKSQKKFDLSLRTALNGNQKHRSSLLSRCASPAGNLSLVPTTEMINFTSKLLSDSQVKIYRNTLKMPSLILDKNERMMSRFISSNGLVEDPCAVEKERAVINPWMPIEREIFMKKLSIIGKDFRKIASFLDHKTTADCVEFYYKNHKSDCFEKSKKQDCSKQMKAFFTDTYMVTSEKKRIREINAASLEKFGKSSMMVACADDHVRSQHSSAGRLFLGGYGDSKPSWDDDGILDRSSSLGFIGNESDTVIADALTGMCGSLSSEAMSSCITSSVDPGESNREWKCQKVDSLIKRPLTPDVTQNVDDETCSDESCGEMDPSDWTDEEKSIFIQAVSTYGKDFVMISRCVRTRSRDQCKAFFSKARKCLGLDLMHPGPRNVGVPVSDDPNGGGSDTEDACVVETASGSVICGKKLGCKLDDDLPLTTMNTNHDESDPAKIVNLQSDLNSSEENNGMGHMDQEDFEAVETLVSDACQAENSAELVVQGDNNVVDTAKNQSDSVNAQRSAVFLANSESRGDQVIEQGILISESVSNREGINPGPLSSGVLVENKAVTSVGYENELGGQRLLLAESSLNNKQHEASDRDATGLQSSIQDSNTAGNVCHPAADSSSGFCLNPEYQHKFPLELDSLEKPRVIPLPQQNSLATATLLSQDSASILCDKTLNQDRSSSTLDFHGNRDKQSPRSFSREDFHQHLPGHPILNHVESSQILRGYPLHVSKKKEMNGDISCRKLSEAQTLSQSGKIISTRFVAKDCSIQKCSSSKPHSSVAELPLLSQKIEQDSFHSRSHSRSLSDTDKPCRNGDVKLFGQILTHPSSMQKSNSGTHENGEKGIQDSKLSSKLSNLKFPGHHQVDGNILKFDHNYLGLENVAMSYGYWDGNRIQTRFSSFADSAVLLAKCPGAFGNCPTPPSKIEPPPLQAVVNSNERNSNGVSVFQTREISSNDGVVDYQVYGNREGSKMQPFAVDMKQRHDIHSEMQRRNGLEAVSSLQPQAMGVVGMDVVGRGGVLVGGPCTGVSDPVAAIKMHYAKSDQYGGKTGSIVREEEPWRGKGGIGR
- the LOC121246299 gene encoding uncharacterized protein LOC121246299 isoform X2, coding for MPPEPLPWDRKDFFKERKHERSSESLGSVARWKDSSHHGTREFNRWGSADFRRPLGHGKQGGWHLFSEDSGHGYVPSRSGDKMLEDDSCRPSISRGDGKYGRSIRENRFSQRDWKGHSWETSNGSPITSEKLLDVSNNDLRFVDDTITCLSHPNSDFVNTWDQLQLKDQHDKMGAVSGLGTGQRCDAENSVSSTDWKPLKWSRSGSLSSRGSGFSHSSSSKSMGGTDSNDTKADIQLKNSTPVQSLSGDAAACVTSAALSEETTSKKKPRLGWGEGLAKYEKKKVEGPDVTVNKDGAVVSACNAEPTQSFISNMADKSPRVAGFSDCGSPATPSSVACSSSPGVEEKSFGKAMNIDNDISNLCVSPCAGSIYLPEGFPFSLEKLDMNLIANLGSSLVELLQSEDSSSVDSSFVRSTAMNKLLLCKGEVSKALEVTESEIDLLENELKLLKSETENGEPCPAGSSSLPMEKNATPCKGQDGVSNLFPRPEQLQISSANTVMEKMPLCNGALEDIHAAIKDEDMDSPGTATSKFVEPLSLVKADSLSDKLEHGDSSGNLDEIQIESENMVVKYSVPGSVGENTGTPVSSEVRHTDQEDRLCDSILASNRECANRACGVFSKLLPRDQHVTDVSCTVHFLSCQSSALMKEKFAMRKQFLRFKERVLTIKFKVFQHLWKEDARLLSVRKQRPKSQKKFDLSLRTALNGNQKHRSSLLSRCASPGNLSLVPTTEMINFTSKLLSDSQVKIYRNTLKMPSLILDKNERMMSRFISSNGLVEDPCAVEKERAVINPWMPIEREIFMKKLSIIGKDFRKIASFLDHKTTADCVEFYYKNHKSDCFEKSKKQDCSKQMKAFFTDTYMVTSEKKRIREINAASLEKFGKSSMMVACADDHVRSQHSSAGRLFLGGYGDSKPSWDDDGILDRSSSLGFIGNESDTVIADALTGMCGSLSSEAMSSCITSSVDPGESNREWKCQKVDSLIKRPLTPDVTQNVDDETCSDESCGEMDPSDWTDEEKSIFIQAVSTYGKDFVMISRCVRTRSRDQCKAFFSKARKCLGLDLMHPGPRNVGVPVSDDPNGGGSDTEDACVVETASGSVICGKKLGCKLDDDLPLTTMNTNHDESDPAKIVNLQSDLNSSEENNGMGHMDQEDFEAVETLVSDACQAENSAELVVQGDNNVVDTAKNQSDSVNAQRSAVFLANSESRGDQVIEQGILISESVSNREGINPGPLSSGVLVENKAVTSVGYENELGGQRLLLAESSLNNKQHEASDRDATGLQSSIQDSNTAGNVCHPAADSSSGFCLNPEYQHKFPLELDSLEKPRVIPLPQQNSLATATLLSQDSASILCDKTLNQDRSSSTLDFHGNRDKQSPRSFSREDFHQHLPGHPILNHVESSQILRGYPLHVSKKKEMNGDISCRKLSEAQTLSQSGKIISTRFVAKDCSIQKCSSSKPHSSVAELPLLSQKIEQDSFHSRSHSRSLSDTDKPCRNGDVKLFGQILTHPSSMQKSNSGTHENGEKGIQDSKLSSKLSNLKFPGHHQVDGNILKFDHNYLGLENVAMSYGYWDGNRIQTRFSSFADSAVLLAKCPGAFGNCPTPPSKIEPPPLQAVVNSNERNSNGVSVFQTREISSNDGVVDYQVYGNREGSKMQPFAVDMKQRHDIHSEMQRRNGLEAVSSLQPQAMGVVGMDVVGRGGVLVGGPCTGVSDPVAAIKMHYAKSDQYGGKTGSIVREEEPWRGKGGIGR